In Dyadobacter sp. NIV53, a single window of DNA contains:
- a CDS encoding SGNH/GDSL hydrolase family protein codes for MKNILFLLFISCTATAQSDLIDISLKPFWKGKTMYNESVLMISKEGKPAEAQLLFKPKHILSVRNSALNIEYKKDVDWEYKDGKLKLMPGSSAVYMTNDELYPDSTKNVFPKKGGGKVLFHEGSYFHEHQLAITYKHAKNGWKGVIPIFQGENLPHTIEKLKLKQAIHLLLYGDSIAAGANASGKSSASPNLPDWGNLITEKLKRFYKASVTFTNTAVGGMDSKWGKNNVQKLVADHNPDLVIIAFGMNDGTGKMEPQQFKANIQEIIERVKENNKNTEFILVTPMLPNPESFFTGTQAEFKSVLEELTMQGIVLADMTTVHRELLKYKSYQDMTGNNINHPNDFLIRWYAQEIVGILVP; via the coding sequence ATGAAAAACATACTGTTCCTTTTATTCATAAGTTGCACTGCCACAGCTCAAAGTGATTTGATCGATATCTCATTAAAGCCTTTCTGGAAAGGGAAAACGATGTATAATGAATCGGTACTGATGATTTCGAAAGAGGGAAAACCAGCAGAGGCGCAACTTTTGTTTAAGCCAAAACATATTCTTTCCGTCAGAAATTCTGCATTAAACATTGAATACAAGAAAGATGTAGATTGGGAATATAAGGATGGAAAACTTAAACTGATGCCTGGTTCAAGCGCAGTTTATATGACCAATGATGAGTTATATCCGGATTCGACAAAAAATGTATTTCCTAAAAAAGGCGGAGGAAAAGTTTTGTTCCACGAAGGTTCTTACTTTCATGAGCATCAATTGGCCATAACTTATAAACATGCCAAAAACGGCTGGAAGGGCGTTATCCCAATTTTTCAGGGTGAAAATCTGCCTCATACTATTGAGAAATTGAAACTTAAACAGGCCATACATTTGCTGCTTTATGGTGATAGTATTGCTGCCGGAGCCAATGCCAGTGGAAAATCCAGCGCATCTCCCAATTTGCCGGACTGGGGAAACCTGATTACCGAAAAATTGAAACGATTTTATAAAGCTTCGGTAACATTTACCAATACGGCAGTTGGTGGAATGGATTCAAAATGGGGGAAGAATAATGTACAGAAACTGGTTGCCGACCACAATCCGGATCTGGTAATTATTGCATTTGGTATGAATGACGGAACCGGAAAAATGGAGCCTCAGCAGTTTAAAGCTAATATCCAGGAGATTATCGAGCGTGTTAAAGAAAATAATAAAAACACAGAATTTATCCTGGTAACTCCGATGCTTCCAAATCCTGAATCATTTTTTACAGGAACACAGGCTGAGTTTAAAAGTGTTCTGGAAGAATTAACAATGCAGGGAATTGTACTTGCAGACATGACAACAGTACACAGGGAATTACTGAAATACAAATCGTATCAGGATATGACGGGCAATAATATAAACCATCCCAATGACTTTTTGATCCGCTGGTATGCACAGGAAATTGTGGGTATTTTGGTTCCCTAA
- a CDS encoding Uma2 family endonuclease, whose translation MEAVAEKLYTLEEYLAFCETHEGRFEYVNGEIIEMSGESVTANQIAGNIHFYLRGLLTGQSYIFIQNAVKLQVQESKVFRIPDFLIFRKSGNKLKYATEPVLIVEVISESTAKTDRTTKLNEYRLLPSLQYYLIVEQESCFVEIYIREGERWYVEFYDKLDESIALPFFNINMPVSTVYEEILF comes from the coding sequence ATGGAAGCGGTAGCTGAAAAACTTTATACTCTGGAAGAATACCTTGCCTTTTGCGAAACGCATGAAGGACGTTTTGAATATGTAAACGGAGAGATTATAGAGATGTCAGGAGAATCAGTTACAGCTAATCAGATTGCGGGAAATATCCATTTTTATTTACGTGGGTTACTTACAGGACAATCTTATATTTTTATTCAAAATGCGGTTAAATTACAGGTGCAGGAAAGCAAAGTTTTCCGTATACCTGATTTTTTGATTTTTAGAAAAAGCGGGAATAAACTTAAATATGCTACCGAACCGGTTCTTATTGTGGAGGTTATTTCTGAAAGTACTGCGAAAACAGATCGTACAACTAAATTAAACGAATATCGGTTATTACCTTCTCTCCAGTATTACCTGATTGTTGAACAGGAAAGTTGTTTTGTAGAAATCTATATTCGTGAAGGAGAACGGTGGTATGTAGAGTTTTATGACAAGTTAGACGAGAGTATTGCTCTGCCCTTTTTCAATATAAACATGCCGGTAAGTACAGTTTATGAAGAAATTCTCTTTTAG
- a CDS encoding DUF3748 domain-containing protein, producing the protein MEEKQITNDLSYHHDLDNNDNFSPDGEWLVYDTRTDSGGIAASSKIEKVNILTGEKRILYEIKNNQVWGPGAGAVSYNPKENSVVFIHGLASSSEANPYQQWRRTGVIVQDSDPNVPIFMDARDMTFPYTPGALRGGTHRHEWSGNGQWIGFTYNDAIMKALEDSTGTKQNLRTIGVSKKIKPVIVDQNSENISGTWFSALVVRVVPEPTPGTDEISNAAGDSWVGQNGYINKVGKRQIARAFLGTVPGQKNKAVPEVFIVDIPEDITQPGEHGPLEGTKTTLPMPPKGTLQRRLTYTANSEKPGCSGIVRSSPDGGYLAFMAFDKNGIQQVFIISPNGGKPVQLTEHGSDVSGNIRWHPDGQRVSYVWNGSYVLCKLGNYDFKERFEIITKPTNPAPTNAVWSPNGKTIAFNRLIKNGKDSAQQIFVREIN; encoded by the coding sequence TTGGAAGAAAAACAAATTACCAATGATCTGAGCTATCATCACGATCTGGACAATAATGACAATTTCTCTCCCGACGGCGAATGGTTAGTGTATGATACGCGTACTGACAGCGGTGGTATTGCGGCCTCCTCAAAAATTGAAAAAGTTAATATTCTTACCGGTGAAAAAAGGATTCTGTACGAAATAAAAAACAACCAGGTCTGGGGACCCGGAGCGGGTGCAGTAAGTTACAATCCAAAGGAAAATTCTGTGGTTTTTATTCACGGCCTGGCGAGCAGTAGTGAGGCAAATCCCTATCAGCAATGGCGGCGGACTGGCGTTATTGTGCAAGATTCTGATCCGAATGTTCCGATCTTTATGGATGCACGCGATATGACATTTCCCTATACACCCGGAGCTTTACGTGGCGGGACGCATCGGCACGAATGGAGCGGCAACGGACAATGGATTGGATTTACCTACAATGATGCGATCATGAAGGCATTGGAAGATTCAACCGGCACAAAACAGAACCTGAGAACTATTGGTGTTTCAAAAAAAATAAAACCTGTTATTGTTGATCAGAATAGTGAAAATATTTCCGGAACGTGGTTCAGTGCACTGGTGGTCCGCGTAGTGCCTGAACCAACGCCGGGAACCGACGAGATCAGTAATGCAGCGGGCGACAGTTGGGTTGGGCAAAATGGCTACATCAATAAAGTTGGCAAAAGACAAATAGCAAGAGCTTTTTTAGGAACAGTTCCGGGTCAAAAAAACAAAGCGGTGCCCGAAGTTTTCATTGTGGATATACCGGAAGATATTACACAGCCAGGCGAACATGGGCCGCTTGAAGGAACAAAAACTACATTGCCAATGCCGCCGAAGGGGACTCTGCAACGCAGACTTACCTACACAGCCAATTCAGAGAAACCAGGTTGTTCAGGAATTGTAAGATCTTCGCCGGATGGCGGTTATCTGGCTTTTATGGCTTTCGACAAAAACGGGATTCAGCAGGTGTTTATAATTTCTCCCAATGGAGGAAAACCGGTTCAATTAACTGAACATGGATCTGATGTATCAGGAAATATACGCTGGCATCCTGATGGCCAACGCGTAAGTTATGTTTGGAATGGAAGTTACGTTTTATGCAAATTGGGAAACTATGATTTTAAAGAACGTTTTGAAATAATAACAAAACCAACAAATCCTGCACCAACTAATGCAGTATGGTCACCCAATGGAAAGACGATTGCTTTTAATCGTTTGATAAAAAATGGAAAAGACTCTGCTCAGCAGATTTTTGTGAGGGAGATTAATTGA
- a CDS encoding exo-alpha-sialidase, giving the protein MKIQFTLLFLFVSVLLVRAQPSPIVSQTLIFPQQEQHVHGSSLVSLPNGDFLAAWFQGSGERTADDVKIMGSKLKKGLKNWSEPFLLADTPNIPDCNPVLFLNGQGKLFLVWIAVQANVWEQSILRFRTSVDYEKNGAPVWNWQDNILLKPDQKFADEIKSKFKDLPENNAGWAGYAPKYDQMIIEAATDLRKRSIGWMTRIKPLLMENGRIVLPLYSDGFNLSIMAISDDHGTTWRPGLPVVGRGPIQPAIVKKKNGNLIAYMRDSGDEPTRVHFSESADRGESWTATKKTDIPNTASVELLVLKNGKWAFLGNDIDDGRYRLSLRISDDEGKTWRSKFFIENDLSGKGNYSYPSLIQTSDGLLHMTYSHHPEKNKKSIIYVVVDPDKI; this is encoded by the coding sequence ATGAAAATACAATTTACGCTTCTGTTTCTTTTTGTTTCCGTTTTGCTTGTTCGGGCTCAGCCCTCTCCTATTGTATCCCAAACCCTTATTTTCCCGCAGCAGGAACAGCATGTGCATGGCAGCAGCCTGGTTAGCCTTCCCAACGGCGATTTTCTGGCAGCGTGGTTTCAGGGTAGTGGTGAGCGAACGGCAGACGACGTAAAAATTATGGGTTCAAAATTAAAAAAAGGGTTAAAAAACTGGTCTGAGCCATTTCTGCTGGCTGATACGCCCAATATTCCGGATTGTAACCCTGTCTTATTCCTGAATGGCCAGGGAAAGCTTTTCCTGGTATGGATTGCTGTTCAGGCTAACGTTTGGGAACAGTCGATTTTACGATTCAGGACGTCGGTAGACTATGAAAAAAACGGCGCTCCTGTATGGAACTGGCAGGATAATATTTTACTAAAACCTGATCAAAAATTTGCAGATGAAATTAAATCAAAATTCAAAGATCTGCCTGAAAACAATGCCGGCTGGGCAGGATATGCGCCTAAATATGATCAGATGATTATTGAAGCCGCCACTGATTTGCGAAAAAGGAGCATTGGCTGGATGACGCGGATCAAACCTTTGTTAATGGAAAACGGACGAATTGTACTACCACTTTATTCTGATGGCTTTAACCTCTCCATTATGGCAATTTCAGACGATCATGGCACAACCTGGCGTCCGGGGTTGCCGGTAGTTGGCCGTGGGCCGATTCAGCCTGCTATTGTTAAAAAGAAAAACGGGAACCTCATTGCATATATGCGCGACAGTGGCGACGAACCAACGCGTGTACATTTCAGTGAATCTGCGGATCGGGGTGAAAGCTGGACAGCCACAAAGAAAACTGATATTCCTAATACGGCCAGTGTGGAATTACTGGTTTTGAAAAATGGTAAATGGGCTTTTCTGGGAAATGATATTGACGACGGCAGGTATCGGCTTAGTTTGCGAATTTCGGATGATGAGGGAAAAACATGGAGATCGAAATTTTTTATTGAAAACGACTTGTCCGGAAAAGGAAATTATTCCTATCCTTCACTGATACAAACAAGTGACGGGCTTTTGCATATGACTTATTCCCATCATCCTGAAAAAAACAAAAAATCGATCATATACGTTGTCGTTGATCCTGATAAAATTTGA